The genomic stretch GTGCGGGCGGTCGCGCGGTGGGGCAGAGTCGCTGTCACGCGGTGGTGCGGGCGGAGGCCGCGGTGGGGCGGAGGCCGCGGGAGGCGGGCGGTCACGCGGTGGGGTGGAGTCGGGGGAGGAGTTGGGGGAGCAGAGTGACTGAGTGTTGGATATCACGTTAGGGTTACGTTTTGGGCTCCAGTTTGGGCTAAAGTTCGGGCTCAATTTCGACCCAAATGCCACTTCAGGCTTAGCGGAAAAATAGCGGCACTATGCCGATATAGCGgtttagcggcgctatagcggaAAATAGCGAAGATAGCGCTGATAGCGGGAAAATGACTGATATCGTCGCGGCGTTTTAAATATCCCGCTATAGCAGaaaaatagcccgctatttttTTCGGTGGTATTTCGTGATCCTGGATGTACGACTGAATGATACTAAACGTTGTTCAATACTGCTCAGTATTTTCTgtactcagttttgacttgcagtgtagaatagcactgacgtgtgtgtgtatatatatatatatatatatatatatatatatatatatatatatatatatatatatatatatataaggaaaTGGAATTCAGCGAGTGACTGCGATGATTGCCAGAATATTTGCCCCTAACGACTTGGATTCTGCTGCACATGCATGTTCGAGCTAGGACTAACATGTAGGAGTATCTATATAAACTAGTAGTACTAGTACTAAGTAACTACCGCACTACATGTGCGTGTCGCCAAATTTGAATAATTTTAGTTACATGTTTCTAGAAGGTATATAAGTGGTTAAAACTACACATTAATAAAGACCATATGTTATACAAAGTCACTTTTTCActgagggggtgtttagttaaaaaagattgggttttggttcatcattttgcaaaataaaattaaacaccatgtaaaatttttgaaagaaaagatagTTGTTCTCCATTTCGGATTTTGGCCACAAGAGACCGAAAAACCCAATTAAGCCTCAAGAGGATTCATGACAACAATAAATTGTGTATTTTGGATAGAACTAAACATGACCTTAAAatttttggcattttgcatttcatcacTCCAAAATAGTTGGCATTTTATATTTTGGATTCTATGGGAAATTCTAAATTAAGAATGTTGTACCatatgggtgtgtttggttttctGGCTTATTTCTAGCCTGGCTATGGCTAGAATCCTAGCCTGGGCAACTTTAGCAACTTTACCCTATTTGAGACATTTTCACAAATAGACACCTCGGTTCCATCACGACATCAGCACACACCGATGCACCGAGGTTCAATCACGACATCACCTCCATCGAAGCGAACACGACATCACCTCCATGGAAGCACATGACAGCAGCACACAGGTTCAATCACGACGAACACGACGTGCGTGGGCAGAGCCGCAGCGGCCACGACGAGGGAGCGAGGAGCACGGCCACGGCGAGCGAGAGAGGAGCACGGCCACGACGCGGCGGCCACAGGCACGTTGCCGTAGGAGCACCGGTGGGAAATTGGGCGGTAGGCGATCGATTCTGTTCCGGTAGCCGTGGCTCGGCGTTAGCACGGAGGACGAGCTTGGTCCTGTCGGCGTTGGCTTCGCGGCTCCGCTGCTGGTTCGCATCGTTGTGCGGCGGCCTCGCGTCCCCTCCGTTGAGGCTGACGAGCTCCATCTCGGCGCCGCGGCCGTACGTAGAGCCCGCGCCGCCATGCCGGTGCCACGAAGGTGGAGATGGAGTAGGTGGAGGTTGGAGGCGCGGCCACGGGGCAGGGGCGAGAAGAACGGACCGGCGCCTGCTGAGGAGGCAGAGCACGTGGTGAGGACGCGGGTCGGTGACGAGAACGCAGGAGGTGGGTGGTTAGAGCCAGGCCGAGTTGGGAAGGCCGATTTGGCCGTTCAAGGCTGGCCAGGCCAGCGCGGTACGGCTGGCCCGTCCTAACCATACCTTAAGcctaaaataagtaaccaaacacATATTTTCTGGCCCAACTAAGCATTAGCCACACCTGGGctgcaaccaaacacaccctatatTCCCACCCACAACCTTCGTGAATCCATTTTTTACTGCTTGCATATACTCCTATCTAGGCATCAGCGAGATAGTGTAGTAGTTGTATTTTAGTAATAATTAATCGATCGTCAGCCTCTTTCGATCgtttgttagagcatctccaacggttttgcaatttttgttttggaaaatAAGGAGTTTGTCAAGTCTTAAATCAATATGCCAAGTCACAAAATTGAGAGTCTCCAATAGTTTTGGCAAATTGAGTTGTCAAAACTAAATGGTGGACCCGGTCGTTATTTTTTCACGTGTTTTTTCTCTTCGCGCCATCCGTTCCGTCGCGCGGGAAATCTTGTGCGTTCTCCCGCACGTTGTGTTGCGCCGCCATCTCCTTCAGTTCGCGCTTGTGCACTGCGTTCACTTCAAGGAAAAAAAGTGGGAGACGGAGTACTGCAGGCGAGGTTGTTGTTCCAGGGATGGTGGCGCGTGTGGAGGGGTTTCTTCGCAAGGCGGACGGCGGCGCGCGGTGAGACTTTGTGTCGGGAAGAGGAGTCGGAGACGCGCGGGAGACCGGAAACCGTGCGGGAGGAGAGACCGATCGGTCTTTGCCAAGTCATCTGGATCTGGCAAAAATACCAAGTTttctccctcatttgccaactTTGCTAAAATGCAAAactcaaatgcaaaaccattggatacCTCAATTTGAGTTTTTTTTGGCAATTTAGTTAAATGCAAACTTCaattgcaaaaccgttggagatgctcttagcacACAGAATCATGATTACGCATGCATATATGCTGCAGCAGTATGCGCCAGTGCGATTTTTCGTCATGAATTGTTGGTATATATATACTCTCTTTGCCAAGAACTGGGCTTTACCCAGTGTCGCGCGGCCCGACACTAGATAAAgatggatttgctgagtacccGATTTTTAGCATTTGGCAAAGTAATCGGCACTAGGCAAATCGATCTTTTCCTTGTAGTGCTAGTATAATGAAGCTCCGTACAGTTGGTTCCAAGGCCTTgttaaacaaaaaacttttcaagattttctgtcacatcgaatcttgcgacatatgcatagagcattaaatatagatgaaaacaaaaactaattgtacatatttctacaggcattTCTTAGATCCGCCAGCGTTGGGGCCTGTGGAAATAGATCTTTCCACTAGCGGTTAACTGAGAACTGTCAATGAAAATCTATTTCCACTGGTGGTTGGTTTAGCCAACCGTTTGTGGAAATGTAATTCCACTGGCGGTTTGATTAAGCCAACCGCTAGTGGAAACAGATTTTCAAGCCAACCACCTGTGTTAATTTTTTCAAATGTTTCCGTCTTTTTTCAAATGTTCCCACCAAACCTATTctataaaattttttaagtaGTGTATTTCTACTGGTGGTTTCATTAAGTGAACCGCCAGTGAAAATGATGCATTTCCACTTATGGTTCCATTAAGTGAATCGCATGTAAAAAGTGGTTTACACAAGCTTTTTAAATTAGGTCGGTTGTTTTCTTTGCACCGGCGCGCTATAACTAAAACCTCCCGGTATATATATCATCTCGTCTCGCTCGTCGCTACGTACCGTACGTACATACTGTACTGCTGGAACACAATATAATGCAAGCtcttgcattttagttttggacgaacaatatatatatatgcaagctCTTGCATTGCATTCGAGCTAGCTAAGGGGTTACGGTTCGTTTGCAACTTTGCATAATAGTACCGATGTGTACTGGCGTCGGTATGTGCAGTGTTGTCGTTGGTTAACacaagggacaagtatgcatatGCTtcgaattataagatatttttcgCTCAATTCTATCCATACGGAAAAAAATCATCCATACATGCCTTTTTAAGCCTCATCTCGTACAAAATGACTTGTGTAAAATTGGCACGTGCATGCGTGACTTGTCCTGATTGATAGGACTCCTTTTCAATTTCGGTTTCTCCTCTAGCTCTTCCGGAGACCTACCAAATACACTCTATGAGAagccatttttttttaaaaaaaaacttttctaaaaaaatgacTCTGACTCCTTCGACGAAGCCCCCTCTATCTAGATGGAGCCCCGATAAACACCCCTTAAACTATGTACTAATTGTAAACTAATAAGTAAGTTGACAACCAAACTAAGTTATTAGTGAAGGACAAGTTAGCCTTTTGCTAGATTACTTTTTTGTCATAAAATTGCTTGAATATCCGTCATGACTAAGTGTATTTAAAATTAATGAATCAAATGAACCGTTGAGCACAAGTACAGAGCGAAATTGTATGTACGATCTATTACAATTAATAGGATGTTGAATGAAATTAAGGAGCGAGTACCACAACCTTATTAACATATTTCATTTCCCTGGCCGGGTCCTTTTTATTTCTGCTCCGATGCTAGATGTACTAGAGATGATTGAAGCCTTGTTTGAATCAAAGGATTCACAAAAGAATTTTGAAGGAATAAATGCAAATATGCAAACAAAAATAATCAGGTCGATCACTCAGAGTGCTGCATGCAGCTACAGTATATTATACGAGATATATAATATCTctatctacaactaaaaagagtcAAATGGTATTGTCATACCCTTCTATCGGAGGACCGGGCGACATGGCACATCGTTCCCGAGAACCGCCACACGCGACCTCACAGCCCAACTCCCAGCTCGTTTCCTCCAAGGAACCGCCGACCGTGACCTCGAGCCGCTGCCACCGTCGACCTCTACGCCATCGACCGCGAACTCGCCAAGCTATGGCAGGAATCGCCGCCGTCGCTGTGTTGGATCTGGAGGGGACACCACTCCTGCGACTGGCAACAGCGACCTCGCCAAGCCGCCATCACCGTGCCGCGCGTGTGTCGGAGGGGAGACAACTCTTGCGCCTGGCAACCGCAGCCGAAGCCGCCATCAACCCCTGCACGGCTGCGCCCTCGACGCGACCTCGCCAAGCCACGCCAACCGCCGTCGGACGACGTCGTCATGCCGCTGCTGGAGGCGACGCCACTCCTACCGCTCTCGGACGTCGGACATCGGATGACCTCACCGCGGCATGCAGCAGACCCTGACACGCCACCCTGCCACTTGACCTCCGTCGCCGCCTCCCCGGACCAAGCGACGCCTGCGAAGCCTCCGCCTCCCTTGCCAAGCCGCCGCTGCCTCCACCTCGGCCCTAGCGGCACCTACGATCTATGCGACCGCGACCGCGAAGCCGCAGGACGACCTCGTCAAGCTGCCGTTGTCGGACAGGACGCGGGCGCCCGCGACTGCGAATGCGGAGCCACTAGACGATCTCGCCAAGCCACTGCCGGACGCGACGCGACGCCTGCGACCCTTGCATCTGTGACTGCGAAGCCGTCGGCCGACCTCGCCAAGCCTGTGCCATCGCGACGCACCGACGCCGTTGCCGCCACGTCGCCGCACTTCTGCGGCGAAGAGAAGAACCTGGTGTGCCAACTGCTTCTCTTTCCTTCCAAAGATTACCATGCATACATGTGCACACCCATGTTCTTTAATGGATCTGCAGCTGCAGTCTGTTTGCTTTGATCTGAATGTTATGTGCAGTGAAAGTTTCTCAATCAAGAAAAAATTGCTTATGTGCTGATTTCAGAACTTGGCATTAGGAGCATGCTGATGTTGAAATTAGAGTTAACTTAACATGTGGCAGCAGCAACAAAATAGGATCTTTTTTCCACACAATCAGTTAGTTGTTGATGCTAAGGTCCCCCTTTTGGAATGCTGCATTTTTCTTGTATCCTGTGCGCTGTGAAATTCCTACATTTCAAAGAGGCCCTAATGCAAGCAAGCTAGGGCCTGAATCAGTGAAAGTTTCTCAATCAAGAAAAAAATGCTTATGTGCTGATTTCAGAATTTGGCATTAGGAGCATGCTGATGTTGAAATTGGAGTTAACTTAACATGTGGCAGCTTAACAAAATAGGATCTTTTTTCCACACATTCAGTTAGTTGTTGATGCTAAGGTCCCCATTTTGGAATGTTGCATTCTTCCTGTATCCTGTGCGCTGTGAAATTCCTACATTTCAAAGAGGCCCTAATGCAAGCACGCTAGGGCCTGAATCTGTGGTTGGGGAGTTATTTCAAGTGATGATATTCGACCTTCTCTAAATTGTATGCCATTGACCAGTCGATGCAGCTGCAAGTATCTAATTAGAGCTAACCCCTCCCCTCCTGAAGCCTATTTATTCTCTATTTATTTTTAGCTTTTCAGCCATTCAAATATTAATCCACCTTTCTGCATTAGTTGACGATGGGGCGAAAAGAATGTTGGACATTGACATGATGGTGCTTCCTTTACTGCTATATCAAAACGAATTTGGTTTCAGTCGCATCTTTCTACCACAACAAAATAACCTCATATTTTAACAAATACCAATCTAAAATTCTAGAGTGGTAGAACACTTTTCTGTTTCACATGGTAAGACCATAAGAGACGAAGCTGCTCTCTGCATGATGCATGTTTGCTTTCGTTGGTCTTTTTCTGAACTGAGGTTGCCTATCTTTAAATAATCATTTACTGTAGTTTATACAAGATCTTTGCAGGTAAACAAACAGATGTTGTCAGTTTTTTATGTTAAAAGAAACATTTTGGGTTTATTTATTCATCTATTGGGCTCTTAATTTTTCCAGGCTCTTGAATTATTGTGGCAGAGTGCTGGCATATCCGGGGTATTTGTAGGGGATGACATGCTAAGTGAATATCACAAATGGATGATCATGAGTTCATGGGAACCATGTCATCAAGTAAAAAGAGAACAATACTAAACTGACTATATTGTATTCTTCTTGGTTTGCTGAATGGTAGCATGTATTTTTGTATTATTTGTATATGTTGTAATATTTGCTAGCTGCactgcctcaaatggaaaaatgtttTTTAGTGGAGATCAAGTCATTTCATCATAATTTATTGACAACTAGCATAGGGCAATATTCACATATCTCTTTATGCTTCACTTTATAATGCCCAAACCGTCTGTAATGTTTTTGACATGCTTGATAATTGATATTGACAACTAGCTGGTTGAAAACCTTTCATCCAAGGAAATAATTTTTTCTTTTAAGTGGTTTTACAATTAAGTACATCTATGTCTTTCTAACTTATGATGACTATTTTTACATGTATCTCACACTAACGGGTTTGTGGGAAACTATAGAACCTTAGTAGCAGTAGCATGCTATAATTGGCAAACAACCTGCTGACTACCCAGTTGCATTGAGATGTTTAATTCTGGATGCTTGCCATAGGTTTGTATGTAAGCCTTCCATTTTTCATTATGCAACACTATtattgttccataaacatttagGTTTTTGTGGGATTGAGATACATCTTAACATTCTCTGAATCTTAGGTTGAGGATTGGCGCAATGCGAGGTAGTCTCCGAGATTGGAAAGCACCGCCAAAAGGACTCGATATTGATCGTTAGCCTCAACTATGCATAGAAGGCTCTTTCAACCCACCTAGCTTTGATAGTTTCATCTTCTTTGTTGTCGTCTGGGAAATTTCTCTATCACGATCTAGGAAATAAAGCTTGTGTTGGTACTTATTGGAGCCAGTGAACCTGTGAGTGTTGTGGACACATGCTCATCTAGGCAAGGAGATTTGAGGATACATCCTATGCCACGAGCTCAAGGTGAAGCAGTCGTGTGGCATACAATTCAGACAATAATAATATTATCTTTGTTCATTCAATCCGCCAACGCCAATGTGGTTTGTTACGGGAGGATTCATGATTTTTACTATTCTATACAACTGAGTTTTCATTTTGTCAAGGTTATAATTGTCATTTAGGTTATGGTACAAAAATATAGCTGATGAATACTAAACTTTTGGTTCGGTAAATTGGTTGTATATAGAATTCTACGCTACCTTAATTCACAAATAGAAGGAATTCAACATTTATTGCATGTTATAGAATTTTATATATGTTTTACCCGTAGCAACTAGTATGgtataaaaaaaatgaaatgatGATTCGATCATGGGAGAGGTGATCGTGATCGAACGCACCTATAAATCTATAGCAGAGTGCTATATAGCTATAGGTACAAATCTCACGACATAAGCTCAGTTTTGATGGAGTTTTATTAGAGTTTTATGtatattaaatatgctgatatgACACTGTATTAATGAAGTGAGAGATGATAAGAATTTTATAAAAGCATAGAGAGTTCCATCTTCATAAAACTCTTTGacactgtttctaaaattgAAAACTGAGTCATAAAATTCTCACTGAGGATTGCCTGACTGATTCTCTACAAAAGTGCAAAACATAGGGCAGATGAACGAGATCAAGCACTTTATTCCTCCAGAGATTGATTAGTTGTGTCACGCAATACCACCAAAAGCTAGTGCCTTTGCATCCATCGATCCTCTGCCTGGCCCACCGAAATCTGCCCCCATTTACGCCTAGCAAGAGAATGTGTCTCGATAGCAGCAGCGTTCTCCATCTATTACTCACTAGGGCACTCAGGCCACTCACAGTGCAAAttctatcatggagtctaaagtcatttattacctcgaacaatgtggacttggagtctaaataaaacttgaagtcttattttttctatctctttcttcaataaatatggtgccacataagcaaaataccataaataatatgtaattaattgtcttggactccatgatagagtcttgcattgggagtgccctaagtccacattgttcgagataataaataactttagactctatgatagagtctacattgtgagtgcccttatcggTTTAGATTAGTCTTAATGGAGGTTTTATGACCCAGTTTTAAAACACTTGTATTTTAGAAACAGTATAGAAGAGTTTTATTCTCATAAAACTATCTCTACTCCCATAAAACTCTCATTATCTCTCTCTTTATCAGTATAATGTcacatcaacatatttaatgtgcatgaaacctCCATGAAACATCCATTTAGACTCGCCTTATGGTCTCTGTTAATCCCTTTGTATGTGCAAGGTGTATTTAAGGTTTAAAAAATCTCCATGTATGTCTTTCGACAATTAGAATGGCATATTAACCATCTCCTCTACAAATAATCTAAAGGCATTAATATACAAAGTTCGCCTTTGTAAAATTATTTTTAAATTGCCTATATAATTGTGTTCTTCTAAGAGGCTTGCCTCTGAAGGAATGGGGCAAGCCCATTAAAAGTGGCTTGCCCCAATTTCTTTCAAGAGTTTATCGTGTCTTTGCAAATCCTCCGTTTCTCCCCTAACTCTTCAGCCCGCGTCCGCTCCCCTTGGCAGTGCACAACCCCCTCTACAGGTGCCAACGGCATGCTCCACACCCTACCCCCTAGTGTGTGGTGCTCAAGTCCCTCCCTCCACTGCCTCCACTTAGAAGCGGTGCGTGCATTCCCCTCCCTCTCGGTCAGTGGCGTCACATAGATCCATCGAGGTGGTGCCCCGATCTATTTGGGAGGGTGGCTCTCGTGTGGCTATGGCCCCTCAATATGACAATGCCAATAATGTAGAGGAAATTCTTTTGAGCAGGAGGAGCATGCAGTGGGATCAACAACAGGCACAATAGAGTCGGCGGCGAGCTCAAGAGCGGGTTTGACGGGATATGGCtcaccataggcttagtagcTGACCCACGACAAAAgctgttgaaagccctagttcggttttgaccgttagagatcaacaCGCCTGGTTCAAAAGGTTGACACGTGGCTCTGTtccaagcaccggacgcacgggttgagcgt from Sorghum bicolor cultivar BTx623 chromosome 3, Sorghum_bicolor_NCBIv3, whole genome shotgun sequence encodes the following:
- the LOC110433810 gene encoding uncharacterized protein LOC110433810, which codes for MPLLEATPLLPLSDVGHRMTSPRHAADPDTPPCHLTSVAASPDQATPAKPPPPLPSRRCLHLGPSGTYDLCDRDREAAGRPRQAAVVGQDAGARDCECGATRRSRQATAGRDATPATLASVTAKPSADLAKPVPSRRTDAVAATSPHFCGEEKNLVEDWRNAR